From Brassica oleracea var. oleracea cultivar TO1000 chromosome C3, BOL, whole genome shotgun sequence, a single genomic window includes:
- the LOC106329569 gene encoding uncharacterized protein LOC106329569 — protein MMLLIIVSILVCLVCYIYRTLRPPPSRICGTPRGPPVTARRVKLSDGRHLAYRESGVDRDNAKYKIIVVHGFGSSKHMDFPISKDLVEEQGLYFVFFDRAGYGQSDPHPSRTIKSEAYDIQELADKLNLGPKFYVIGVSLGAYSVYSCLKYIPHRLAGAVLVVPFVSYWWTKVPQNMLSEALKLLPETDQWTFRVAHYVPWLLYWWLTQKLFTSSSVISGSKALRSNKDLVIIKKKQENPNPLMRKARQQGDHECLHRDMIAGFTTWEFDPTELENPFEEGVGSVHMWQGMEDRMIPREINQYISKRLPWIKYHEVPGYGHLLNAEEEKCEDIIKALLV, from the exons ATGATGCTTTTGATCATCGTTTCGATCCTTGTCTGCCTTGTATGCTACATTTACCGAACACTGAGGCCTCCACCATCGCGAATCTGCGGTACTCCTCGTGGTCCTCCGGTTACTGCTCGGAGAGTCAAGCTCAGTGATGGACGACATCTTGCTTATAGAGAATCTGGCGTTGATAGAGACAACGCTAAGTACAAGATCATCGTCGTTCATGGATTTGGCAGCTCCAAACATATGGATTTTCCTATCTCTAAG GATCTTGTTGAGGAGCAAGGTCTATATTTTGTGTTTTTCGATAGAGCAGGATATGGACAAAGTGATCCACACCCTTCACGCACAATCAAAAGCGAAGCATACGACATTCAAGAACTTGCAGATAAACTCAATCTGGGACCAAAGTTCTACGTTATAGGGGTATCACTCGGTGCTTACTCCGTTTATAGCTGCCTCAAATACATTCCTCACAG ATTAGCTGGAGCAGTCTTAGTGGTTCCATTTGTGAGCTACTGGTGGA CTAAAGTGCCTCAAAACATGTTGAGTGAAGCGCTCAAGCTACTACCAGAAACGGACCAGTGGACCTTTAGAGTGGCTCATTATGTTCCTTGGCTCTTGTATTGGTGGTTGACACAAAAGTTGTTTACTTCTTCGAGTGTAATCTCTGGGAGCAAAGCCTTACGCAGCAACAAAGATTTGGTCATCATAAAGAAGAAGCAAGAGAATCCTAATCCTCTCATG AGAAAAGCCAGACAACAAGGAGACCATGAATGCCTTCACCGTGACATGATAGCTGGATTTACGACATGGGAGTTCGACCCAACTGAACTGGAAAATCCGTTTGAGGAAGGTGTAGGATCAGTCCACATGTGGCAAGGGATGGAAGATAGAATGATTCCTCGTGAAATTAATCAATATATATCGAAGAGGCTTCCTTGGATTAAGTACCATGAAGTCCCTGGTTATGGACATCTTCTAAACGCTGAGGAGGAGAAATGCGAAGACATTATAAAGGCTCTTCTTGTCTAG
- the LOC106331421 gene encoding zinc finger protein ZPR1-like, with protein MDNGEEQQIDVGSVVEAVSADHSFGAPLYVVESMCMRCGENGTSRFLLTLIPHFRKVLISAFECPHCGERNNEVQFAGKIQTRGCCYHLEVLAGDAKIFDRQVVKSESATIKIPELDFEIPPEAQRGSLSTVEGILARAADELSALQEERKKVDPKTAEAIDQFLYKLRACAKAETPFTFVLDDPAGNSFVENPHAPSPDPSLTIKFYDRTPEQQATLGYLADPSQAGHSEGSLATPSGETGSIPHGTIGATAGHRAIAQSNSTDISDNLFSYSAPEEVMTFPSTCGACMKQCETRMFVTKIPYFQEVIVMASTCEDCGYRNSELKPGGAIPEKGKKITLSVKDITDLSRDVIKSDTAGVKIPELDLELAGGTLGGMVTTVEGLVTQIRESLARVHGFTFGDSLDESKKNKWREFGSRLTKLLSLEQPWTLILDDELANSFISPVTDDIKDDHQLTYEEFERSWEQNEELGLNDIDTSSADAAYGSTETTKLP; from the exons ATGGACAACGGAGAAGAACAGCAAATCGATGTTGGATCGGTGGTTGAAGCTGTTTCCGCCGATCACTCCTTTGGTGCTCCCCTCTATGTGGTTGAGAGCATGTGCATGCGCTGCGGTGAAAAT GGAACAAGCAGGTTTCTGTTGACCTTGATCCCTCACTTCAGAAAG GTCTTAATATCTGCATTTGAGTGTCCCCATTGCGGAGAAAG GAATAATGAAGTTCAGTTTGCGGGAAAGATTCAAACCCGAGGTTGCTGTTACCATCTAGAGGTTCTAGCCGGCGATGCCAAG ATATTTGACCGGCAAGTTGTGAAATCTGAATCAGCCACTATTAAG ATTCCTGAACTGGATTTTGAGATTCCACCAGAGGCCCAACGTGGAAGTTTGTCTACT GTGGAAGGAATATTAGCACGAGCTGCGGATGAACTGAGTGCCCTTCAAGAAGAACGCAAG AAAGTGGATCCTAAAACAGCTGAAGCAATAGACCAATTCTTGTACAAACTGAGAGCTTGTGCTAAAGCAGAGACACCCTTCACCTTCGTTTTGGACGATCCTGCTGGAAACAGTTTCGTCGAGAATCC GCATGCTCCATCACCAGATCCTTCTTTAACCATTAAGTTCTATGATCGAACACCAGAGCAACAAGCAACACTTGGATATCTTGCTGATCCATCGCAAGCTGGACATTCAGAAGGAAGCCTTGCCACACCTTCTGGTGAAACGGGTTCTATACCTCATGGAACGATTGGAGCAACAGCTGGTCATCGAGCTATCGCTCAGAGTAATAGCACTGATATTTCTGATAACTTGTTTAGTTACTCTGCCCCTGAAGAG GTGATGACTTTCCCTTCAACCTGCGGAGCATGTATGAAGCAGTGTGAGACACGGATGTTCGTGACTA AAATCCCGTACTTTCAGGAGGTTATAGTCATGGCATCCACATGTGAGGATTGTGGCTATCGCAATTCTGAG TTGAAGCCTGGTGGTGCTATTCCTGAGAAGGGAAAGAAAATTACTCTCTCTGTGAAGGACATCACTGACCTTAGCCGAGATGTTATCAAG TCAGACACAGCAGGAGTGAAAATCCCAGAACTTGATCTGGAGCTAGCTGGTGGTACACTTGGTGGAATGGTAACAACAGTGGAAGGGTTGGTCACACAGATCAGAGAAA GTCTAGCGAGAGTTCACGGATTCACTTTTGGTGACAGTCTAGATGAGAGTAAGAAGAACAAGTGGAGAGAATTTGGCTCCAGGCTAACTAAG CTCTTAAGCTTAGAACAGCCATGGACTTTGATTCTTGATGATGAATTAGCAAATTCCTTTATTTCACCAGTAACTGATGATATCAAAGATGATCATCAACTCACAT ATGAAGAGTTCGAGAGGTCATGGGAGCAAAACGAGGAGCTGGGTCTCAACGACATAGATACTTCTTCAGCCGATGCTGCTTATGGATCTACAGAGACCACTAAATTACCTTAG